In the genome of Candoia aspera isolate rCanAsp1 chromosome 4, rCanAsp1.hap2, whole genome shotgun sequence, the window AGACAAGGATTGACAAAGTAAGATCAATACCTCATAATTCACTGAAGGTCATGTTTGATAGTATGGTTCCTCACATGGTGCAACTTCATGAAAAgaagttttattttcaaaggatATTCAGTGGAACATTAATATGCTTTTTGTCAGAGAGAGTTTTTCGTCAGCTTTTCACTTATGCTTTAGCACTTAATTCTTTTGAGCCTTGGACACATCATGCCTGAAGTTTCTGCACATTTTGATGTTCTGTCTAGATGGAAAAAACAGTTCTTTATGTAACAGGAATGGCTGATGATTGATGATAAACAATGGAAGTAAATTGCATTTAATGGGAAATTGAGCTTGCTTCAGTCTATATCTGTTTTCTCCAACCTGCAATCCTCCCACTACACTAGTATTTCAAAATTTTCACCTGAAATCTTAGTGCAGTTTCAAATATGAAAAGCATGTCCAATGAAATCCTCCACCTACTTTAGGAGTTCAGCATTTCCAGTGAGAATATCCATGCACAATTTcaattatggaaagaaataataaaccacaaaattataaaagggtAGCACCTCTTAATCAAATATGTCACTCGCAATGGGTCATATTTATAATCCAAGGTGTGAAAATTTTGTCAAATCGGATCCTAGAATGGTTGAGTGATTCACTAAGATGATGCAATCACATACAAAAGGTATATGATACTAAATTAAAATGGCAGTCTCCCTTTCCTATTTCCAAGGATTTGATCCAACTTAATAGTTCTGAGGAAACAGCATAGAGGTCTCCAGTATAAGAATCCATGACTAACAAGCCTATTTAATTGTTAAAAATTGTTAATTAGaatgttttaattctttatttaacATTCCTCTTGTGTTCTTAGGCTTCAGTCTGGATGATACCATGAAAAATGACAACCAGACCTGCTTGATCGAGATTGTCCTGTTGGGTTTCTCAGATTTCAAGACTATGCGAGAACTTCTCTTCTGCCTGGTTCTAATATTCTACTTCATGGCCTTGATGGGCAACAGCCTGATTTTGATCCTCACTATTGTCAGTCGGACCCTTCACaccccaatgtacttcttcctctggAACTTGTCCTTTTTGGAAATTGGTTACACCTCAACCATCAGCCCAAAGATGCTTGTGAACTTACTATCAGAGAACAAGACTATATCCTTTTGGGGTTGTGGAAGTCAATtgtgtttcttccttctttttagtGTCACTGAATGCTGTCtcctttgtgtcatggcatatgaccgctatgttgccatttgcaaacccTTGCAATATCCCTATATCATGAACTACAGGGAATGTGCTAAACTTGCTGCTATCTCCTGGGCCTTTGGTATTTTCGTGGGTTTGGGGCAATCTATTTCAATCTTCAccctttccttctgtgggttGAATAGAATcagccatttcttctgtgatgttATGCCTGTTCTGAGACTGACTTCCACCAATACCTACAAAAATGAAGTGGCCAATGCCACTCTAACAGTGGTATTTGTCCTGATACCCCTTTTGCTCATCTTCTTTTCCTACATCCTCATCATCTCCTCTATTCTCAGGATGCTGGTGGCCAAGAACAGATGCAAAGCATTTTCCACCTGTTCCTCACATCTCACTGTGGTCTTCCTTTACTACGGAACCATCATTATTACCTACATTCAACCCAACACAGCATATTCCATGGACAATAGCAGATTCCTTGCCCTGCTCTACACAGTAGTGACCCCAAGCTTGAACCCCATTGTTTACAGCTTGAGGAATAAAGAGATAAGAGCTGCTTTTAAGAAATCAGTAGCAAGGAAATCAGTCTTCTTTATGTAGCATTCCAAGTAAATCAGTTGGTTTGATCTCTTCATCGGAATGCAGTTGCCGTGCACATATTTATGTGACAGAATGAACTCTAGGAAATGCCAATGGCAGATGGTACCCTTAACTTCCAAATGACTCAGAGTTGGAGATAGATTTATTTAAAGAAGGGAAGAGCCATGAAAAGGAACTTCAGTTTATTCTTCTGGTAGAACACAAGTAAAGGATTGACTGGCCATTTTCTTAGAGGGAAGGCTGTTTAAAGTATGTAGAGGAAAAGGGAGTGAAAGGAGGAAAGAGATAGTGTGAGGACTACAACTAGAACTTGTGTGAGCTACTCTGGCTCCCTGTTTTCTTAGGAGTGCAACTcatggtgctggttattacctttaaagccttacgtggcttgggaccaggttatcttcaggactgcctcttcctgaggACTCCTGTTGTCCCACCAGAgtggatagggtgggcatgcttaaacattgccatcttctggTGCCTCGGAAGCGTACCTCTTTGGCTTGCAGCCCCTGCTCTATGCAACACCCTGCCCCCCTGAGATCCAACAGGCCTCTCCCTTTCTATCCTTCCAGAGAgcacttaaaacctggctcttcccccaggtgtTGGGATGGGGAGAGGCCCGGCTGGGATGGGATGGTggcaccaggtttttctgtttattGCTGTGGGTTTTTGTACCATCTTATATTGTTTCATACTGTTTTTATactgtttgcttgcttgcaagccgcccagagttgttttgaaatgggcagctatatcaatcAGCAAATCAATAAGACTCAGGTCAGATGTAAGGAGGCTGAGACCATGCAGATCCCCTACAAGAACAATGCACAGGTGTCGACCACTCCTTCTGCTGAGGAACAGGGGGCTCATGCTCCATTGGGAGTGTAACATAACTTTTTACTGATGAGGCAATAAGATAAGGAAGG includes:
- the LOC134496796 gene encoding olfactory receptor 10AG1-like, which gives rise to MKNDNQTCLIEIVLLGFSDFKTMRELLFCLVLIFYFMALMGNSLILILTIVSRTLHTPMYFFLWNLSFLEIGYTSTISPKMLVNLLSENKTISFWGCGSQLCFFLLFSVTECCLLCVMAYDRYVAICKPLQYPYIMNYRECAKLAAISWAFGIFVGLGQSISIFTLSFCGLNRISHFFCDVMPVLRLTSTNTYKNEVANATLTVVFVLIPLLLIFFSYILIISSILRMLVAKNRCKAFSTCSSHLTVVFLYYGTIIITYIQPNTAYSMDNSRFLALLYTVVTPSLNPIVYSLRNKEIRAAFKKSVARKSVFFM